The genomic stretch TCCTCCCGGGCGGGCTCATTCACGAGACTTGGCGCGTGGCCCACCCCGGCCAAGGCGCTTTTGTCTTCCAGCGTTTCAATGAAGGGGTCTTTCCCGACCCGGGAGCGGTGCAATCCAATGTCAGCCAAATCGCCCGGCACTTGCCCGGCTACCCTCTGCAATTTCTCCAAGATAAGCGGGGGGCGATCTTCTATCGCGCCTCTGACGGGGCACTCTGGCGGGTCAGCCCCTTCCTGAAAGAGGGTGAGATTCGTTCTGTCCTGCGAGACGGGGCTTCGGCCACTGCCGCCGGAGCCGCCTTGGGCGAGTTCCAAGCCCGACTCCTCGATTTCCCCAGCTCTCAGCTCTCGGTCACCCTGAGCGATTTCCATGACACGCCCCAGCGTTGGCAAACACTCTGGCGAGCCCATCGGCTTGCCAACCATTCGCTGCGGGAGCAAGGGGCCGCCCTCCTGGCCCGCTTGGAACGCCATCCTAGCCTAGTGACGCAATTGCAGGACCAGCTGACAGCAGGCGAGGTCCCGCTCCGGGTTACCCACAACGACCCCAAACTTTCCAATCTCCTCTTCCTTCAAAATGAGCCTGAGGTGCTCTGTCTCCTCGATTGGGACACCCTCATGCCCGGCTACTCGGTCCACGACTTTGGCGACTTCGCCCGCAGCTTGGTCGGGGCTGCCCTGCGCGAGGGGAGCGACCCTACTTCCCTCTACAGGGCCGCCGAAGAAGGCTACCGCCAGAACGCGGACT from Verrucomicrobiota bacterium encodes the following:
- a CDS encoding phosphotransferase, whose product is MPEIALLREIAAAFSLERSPEESTLLPGGLIHETWRVAHPGQGAFVFQRFNEGVFPDPGAVQSNVSQIARHLPGYPLQFLQDKRGAIFYRASDGALWRVSPFLKEGEIRSVLRDGASATAAGAALGEFQARLLDFPSSQLSVTLSDFHDTPQRWQTLWRAHRLANHSLREQGAALLARLERHPSLVTQLQDQLTAGEVPLRVTHNDPKLSNLLFLQNEPEVLCLLDWDTLMPGYSVHDFGDFARSLVGAALREGSDPTSLYRAAEEGYRQNADFLFPCESRSLLLAAKTLAFELATRFLTDFLQGNAYFQVRYATENLERAGQQLEVLDFLESLH